A DNA window from Scomber japonicus isolate fScoJap1 chromosome 14, fScoJap1.pri, whole genome shotgun sequence contains the following coding sequences:
- the sfr1 gene encoding swi5-dependent recombination DNA repair protein 1 homolog, whose protein sequence is MDITPKTERLKSVFSPPCDSVESSPTESKQVKSHPQLSASLRERLKRSRRSFTSPFSVAKRLCVEEGEEEEDGQQVSAKSRETFNNTPLNTLNVDINRNEARSGSERLSEATHTSLVPQRQQLSREIKDKTETLRRLKMVKMYRSKNDLKQLQTLIDKWRSCAQAALYELQSEVPVDGGKASLSVLIDLFSLDDTILHFDRTEEDFTI, encoded by the exons ATGGATATCACGCCGAAGACAGAGAGATTAAAGTCGGTGTTTTCTCCACCTTGTGATTCAGTGGAGTCAAGCCCCACTGAGTCTAAACAAGTGAAG AGTCACCCACAGCTGAGTGCCTCGCTGAGGGAGAGGCTAAAGAGATCAAGGCGCTCCTTCACCTCGCCCTTCTCGGTGGCCAAACGCCTTTGTGttgaggaaggggaggaagaggaggatggtcAACAAGTTTCAGCAAAGTCCCGGGAGACGTTTAATAACACTCCACTGAATACCCTGAATGTTGATATAAACAGAAATGAAGCCAGATCAGGGAGTGAAAGGTTGTCTGAAGCAACACATACTTCTCTTGTACCACAAAGACAACAGCTGAGCAGGGAGATTAAAGACAAGACCGAGACTCTGCGCAGACTCAAGATGGTTAAAATGTACAGAAGCAAG AATGATCTAAAGCAGCTCCAAACCTTGATTGACAAGTGGCGGAGTTGTGCTCAGGCCGCTCTGTATGAGCTCCAGTCAGAGGTCCCCGTAGACGGAGGAAAGGCCAGCCTGTCAGTGCTTATTGACCTCTTTAGTCTGGATGACACTATCCTGCACTTTGATCGCACAGAGGAGGACTTCACTATCTAA
- the LOC128372509 gene encoding cilia- and flagella-associated protein 43-like: protein MDEIGSLEIRWIQGFTNKNIEFVDDKTIFYTCGSHICFLNLETKTQSVLQSPGRGVGALTTNSHSGIFAFSEQKLSPSIFVYIFPELQLKNELKGTAQLDYTSLTLSDGGSYLGCCSSLPDYTITVWNWENAELLCTQPQAGREVISLVFNPLNWLQLCALGTSSLTVWNIEKSASFHLLKPSVIDLPATDGSLVEKLWPTSHTASEQFTYFGPEMPPSAIIGLRGDKAESIVTKLCTKARLTPTAICWTATSELYVGCEEGFLLLVDPEKLSISVLFNPTSKHSADAIPELKQSNFQALALNRNGLIAVGKENVVHCLQIKGAQISIIQTWQLEGPVTTVMYSPDYDTLLLSSNMGQIYMLNPTRSEEIVKVLDVLSGNFVAAAMLQYEKNICVSVRDSGELQLWSADGFCLSSLSLQAEVTSLACCPIAQYAAVGTATGNVLFIDLNMEQQPRLVHQIHLYHRPVDHLVFDQEGHCLFTGALDSHIYVLDAKPSKRFSVIGYTVVPGPVLSLSTQYIRDLKQVKVLALCPGHESKSHDGNLLILLTLPVRNLTGLDCVDRHGCLSNHILKVSQYEVPHPLKSCVLGVSEVFTYCQRRKTLQRFQLPQDTDSIPSHQVVQLQPEQEVKGHPLGPASLVLSPHQLWLASVGHDGLLRIRETTSMEQYIELQCHSYRLHGVRSVSFSADSQTLLTAGFNDGSLVCASLSIKDLDAGEMNSATQHSQSMNYFLRNIIIKENAVLINLPKWGKESPAGTEKTEESEVSVRTATVDEAQDESYAPSSHPTWLENRQEAVVEEDNEQYSETKKNLRKRMKEMRDIIQEMIRENERAPEMERLELQEFNLDVEEQKRLDVIMQQEVTRVKNEIELEIVEKCYLRDVLKRECWDSMKVKGRAVKAFNSEHEVKNYPLKERSEKELEDLHRVENMRTLEKAASIVSKTDFNKKNSNTTSVKEQEPGEGGHEAESDAVTGSYSAQLGCSNPYLYNQFNLQTTEQKVNQIILLQDMIYRVKTAFNAEFEAVHRQKVQELSRMRERNRQIREIMAELEINEKLWEPSLDDSEWPERLFTVDDSEIKAEKYLTPEQKKEEEVKKLEEQRRLAAKADNVRERALDDMMDGVLEVKKEDFLKTEIPPPEFVLTKPDVQWSEEEKKVYKEYEKKSKELSAEKEKYKKSLETEMKKLQASSKDATERFDETLKKLFEKKIKCEMAIYQEELKVTFLVYSIHMEEVMRNRELELKLRLEKTLAYKDELEEEVKKHEREVELFHETYDSLLAEDKVLDKEFRKEFFDIPRHVVDHLYKLFKRRPRVQKMRTQTDNNQNPFKDQSLCGSLASNGLGKMLMAMDELDTHENMPEGLNPSIWERFCLVRRTKVESEQKVRVKALALAEMQAFLQKRRNEDKTAQQEIKNLTDELESLHKEKHRFLMDIMIQVLLKQGQVEMPTTDFTPDFSDCVLLDRSVVEDLNSSIRALGDQKIAAMVETKDLRKGIIQLEWENKMKRMQIEDLKTKARDIQMLRLSEDQKEYLNKTDRDSRVSKQVSTLKKTIAFQEKTHLKDLEIRKKKIKQLSRQAAMKAEKNAVLDQQIHDMQVTVAEMRHIYQAAASEENQVAKIEERYQEILKRRNLKDIARAQGEELAFLSAEVERLRMKNFPSLNQLKHN, encoded by the exons ATGGATGAAATTGGGAGTTTAGAAATAAG GTGGATTCAAGGCTTTACAAACAAGAACATCGAGTTTGTCGAcgataaaacaatattttacacATGTGGGAGTCACATCTGTTTCTTGAACCTGGAAACAAAAACGCAAAGTGTACTTCAAAGTCCTGGCAGAGGTGTCGGTGCCTTAACAACAAACAGCCACAGTGGGATTTTTGCTTTCTCTGAGCAAAAGCTTTCCCCTTCTATATTTGTGTACATTTTCCCTGAGCTTCAATTGAAAAACGAGCTAAAAG GAACTGCACAACTGGACTACACATCCCTGACATTAAGTGATGGTGGTTCTTATTTGGGCTGCTGTTCCTCTCTTCCAGACTACACAATAACAGTGTG GAACTGGGAAAATGCTGAGCTACTCTGTACACAACCACAAGCTGGGCGAGAGGTCATTTCACTGGTGTTCAACCCTCTGAATTGGCTCCAGCTTTGTGCTTTGGGCACTTCATCGCTCACTGTGTGGAACATTGAGAAGAGTGCCAGCTTTCACCTCCTAAAACCAAG TGTGATAGACCTTCCAGCAACTGATGGTTCCTTGGTTGAGAAATTGTGGCCCACCTCTCATACAGCCAGCGAGCAATTCACCTATTTTGGTCCAGAGATGCCCCCATCAGCCATCATAGGACTCAGGGGAGACAAGGCAGAAAGCATTGTG ACTAAACTCTGCACCAAAGCCAGATTAACTCctactgccatctgctggactGCCACATCAGAGCTTTATGTGGGCTGTGAGGAAGGCTTTCTGCTGCTTGTTGACCCAGAGAAGCTCTCCATCTCCGTCCTCTTCAACCCCACAAGTAAACACT CTGCTGATGCCATTCCTGAACTCAAGCAGAGCAACTTTCAAGCTTTAGCTCTGAACAGAAATGGTTTGATTGCTGTAGGAAAG GAGAATGTGGTGCACTGCTTACAAATAAAAGGGGCTCAGATTAGCATCATACAAACATGGCAATTAGAGGGACCTGTCACCACTGTTATGTACTCCCCTGATTATGACACATTACTTTTGTCCTCCAACATG GGGCAAATCTACATGTTGAACCCAACTCGGTCAGAAGAGATTGTGAAGGTTCTGGATGTCCTCAGTGGCAACTTCGTGGCAGCTGCTATGTTGCAATATGAAAAGAACATTTGTGTG TCAGTGAGGGACTCTGGGGAGCTGCAGCTGTGGTCAGCGGATGGCTTTTGCCTCAGTTCCTTGTCACTTCAAGCTGAG gtGACAAGCCTGGCCTGCTGTCCCATTGCACAATATGCAGCTGTAGGAACAGCGACAGGAAATGTCCTGTTCATTGACCTGAACATGGAGCAACAGCCTCGCCTGGTACACCAGATTCATCTCTATCACAGGCCTGTGGATCACCTAGT TTTTGATCAAGAGGGACACTGTCTATTCACTGGTGCCTTAGACTCACATATCTATGTACTTGATGCAAAACCATCAAAGAGATTTTCAGTCATTGGATACACAG TTGTTCCTGGGCCAGTTTTGTCCCTCTCCACTCAGTACATTAGGGACCTTAAACAGGTGAAAGTTCTTGCACTGTGCCCTGGACATGAGAGCAAAAGTCACGATGGCAACCTGCTCATCCTGCTCACTCTGCCTGTAAGGAACCTTACAG GTTTGGATTGTGTAGACAGACATGGTTGTCTGTCTAATCATATCCTAAAAGTGTCCCAATACGAAGTGCCTCATCCACTTAAATCCTGTGTTCTGGGAGTCAGTGAGGTCTTCACTTATTGCCAAAGGAGGAAAACTCTTCAGCGATTTCAGCTTCCACAG GACACAGACAGCATCCCGAGTCATCAGGTGGTCCAGCTGCAAccagagcaggaagtgaagggTCATCCTCTGGGCCCTGCCTCTCTTGTGCTTTCTCCTCACCAGTTATGGCTGGCCTCTGTGGGCCACGATGGCCTACTGCGTATCCGAGAAACCACCTCCATG GAGCAGTACATCGAGCTACAGTGTCATTCCTACCGCCTCCATGGAGTCCGGAGTGTGTCCTTCTCTGCAGACAGCCAGACCCTCCTCACTGCTGGCTTTAATGATGGCTCTCTTGTGTGTGCTAGTCTCAG CATTAAAGATTTGGATGCTGGTGAAATGAACAGCGCCACTCAGCACAGCCAGTCTATGAATTATTTCTTGAGGAACATAATCATTAAAGAGAACGCAGTCCTTATTAACTTGCCAAAGTGGGGAAAAGAGTCTCCTGCTGGCactgaaaaaacagaagaaagtgAG GTCAGCGTTAGAACAGCGACTGTGGATGAGGCGCAGGATGAGAGTTATGCTCCATCTTCACACCCCACCTGGCTGGAAAACAGACAAGAGGCA GTTGTAGAAGAAGACAACGAGCAATATTctgagacaaagaaaaacttGAGGAAACGAATGAAAGAGATGCGTGACAtt ATCCAGGAGATGATCCGTGAAAATGAGAGAGCCCCAGAAATGGAGCGTCTAGAACTACAGGAGTTCAACCTGGATGTTGAGGAGCAGAAAAGGCTGGATGTCATAATGCAGCAGGAAGTTACCAGG GTGAAAAATGAAATCGAATTGGAAATTGTAGAGAAATGTTACCTCCGTGACGTCCTAAAGAGAGAATGCTGGGATTCTATGAAAGTCAAAGGCAGAGCTGTTAAG GCATTTAACTCTGAACACGAGGTGAAGAACTACCCTTTGAAAGAGAGATCTGAAAAAGAGTTGGAGGACCTGCACAGGGTTGAGAATATGAGAACGTTGGAAAAGGCTGCCTCCATCGTGAGTAAAACTGATTTCAACA AGAAAAATTCCAACACAACCAGCGTGAAGGAGCAGGAGCCAGGGGAGGGAGGTCATGAGGCAGAGAGCGACGCTGTAACGGGTAGTTACTCTGCTCAGTTAGGATGTTCAAATCCCTACCTCTACAATCAGTTCAACCTGCAAACCACAGAACAGAAGGTCAACCAGATCATTCTGCTACAG GACATGATTTATCGAGTCAAGACCGCTTTCAATGCTGAATTTGAAGCTGTGCACAGGCAGAAGGTGCAGGAGCTCAGCCGtatgagagagaggaacaggcaAATCAGGGAGATCATGGCAGAGCTGGAAATAAACGAGAAGCTGTGGGAGCCCAGCCTGGATGATAGCGAGTGGCCTGAGAGGCTGTTCACTGTGGATGACTCAGAG ATAAAAGCAGAAAAGTACCTCACTCCAgaacaaaaaaaggaggaggaggtaaagAAGTTGGAGGAGCAAAGGCGTTTGGCTGCCAAG gCTGATAATGTCAGAGAAAGGGCTCTTGATGACATGATGGATGGAGTGCTTGAAGTGAAAAAAGAGGACTTCTTAAAAACG GAAATACCTCCGCCTGAGTTTGTTTTGACGAAACCTGACGTTCAGTGgagtgaagaggagaaaaaagtcTACAAAGAgtatgaaaagaaaagcaaagagctgagtgcagagaaggagaaatacAAAAAG tcactggaaactgaaatgaaaaaactCCAGGCATCTTCCAAGGATGCCACTGAAAGGTTTGATGAAACCTTGAAAAAGCTGTTTGAGAAGAAAATTAAGTGTGAAATGGCGATATATCAG GAAGAGCTCAAGGTTACTTTTCTTGTTTATTCAATCCACATGGAAGAGGTGATGAGGAATCGAGAGCTGGAGCTCAAGCTCAGACTTGAAAAAACGTTGGCATACAAG GATGAACTTGAGGAAGAAGTGAAGAAACATGAAAGGGAAGTAGAATTGTTTCACGAGACCTATGACAGCCTTTTAGCTGAGGACAAA GTTCTTGACAAAGAGTTCAGGAAGGAGTTCTTTGATATACCAAGACATGTCGTTGATCACCTGTATAAACTGTTCAAGCGTAGACCCAG GGTTCAAAAGATGAGGACCCAGACCGACAACAACCAAAACCCCTTTAAAGACCAGAGTCTGTGTGGTTCTCTGGCATCCAATGGGCTTGGAAAAATGCTGATGGCCATGGATGAGCTGGATACTCACGAGAATATGCCAGAGGGCTTGAATCCGTCAATCTGGGAGAGGTTTTGTCTTGTACGCAGAACAAAAGTAGAGAGTGAGCAAAAG GTAAGAGTAAAAGCTTTGGCTCTTGCTGAGATGCAGGCGTTCCTacaaaagaggagaaatgaggaTAAGACTGCTCAACAGGAAATCAAAAATCTCACTGACGAACTTGAAAG TCTGCATAAGGAAAAGCACCGCTTCCTGATGGACATCATGATTCAGGTCCTACTCAAACAGGGCCAGGTGGAGATGCCTACCACAGACTTTACTCCTGACTTCAGTGACTGTGTACTTCTCGACAGATCTGTGGTGGAAGACCTCAACAGCTCAATCAGG GCACTTGGAGACCAAAAGATAGCTGCTATGGTGGAGACAAAAGACTTACGTAAGGGCATCATCCAGCTGGAGTgggaaaacaaaatgaagagGATGCAGATAGAGGACCTCAAAACAAAGGCTAGAGACATCCAGATGTTACGACTATCTGAAGACCAGAAGGAG tATCTCAACAAGACAGATCGTGACAGTCGAGTGTCGAAGCAGGTTTCCACTTTGAAGAAAACTATAGCTTTCCAGGAAAAG ACTCATCTAAAGGACCTGGAGATACgcaaaaaaaagattaaacagCTTAGTCGGCAGGCAGCGATGAAAGCAGAGAAGAATGCTGTTTTAGACCAGCAGATACATGATATGCAGGTGACTGTGGCAGAGATGAGGCACATCTATCAAGCAGCAG CATCAGAGGAAAACCAGGTAGCTAAAATAGAGGAGCGCTACCAGGAAATCCTTAAGAGGAGGAATCTGAAGGACATTGCCAGGGCACAGGGAGAGGAACTGGCCTTCCTCAGCGCAGAAGTGGAGCGTCTGAGGATGAAGAACTTTCCCTCCCTCAATCAGCTGAAACACAACTGA